The Equus przewalskii isolate Varuska chromosome 8, EquPr2, whole genome shotgun sequence genome has a window encoding:
- the MAFA gene encoding transcription factor MafA — MAAELAMGAELPSSPLAIEYVNDFDLMKFEVKKEPPEAERFCHRLPPGSLSSTPLSTPCSSVPSSPSFCAPSPGTGGGAGGGGGAAQAGGAPGPASGGPGAVGGASGKPALEDLYWMSGYQHHLNPEALNLTPEDAVEALIGSGHHAGHHGAHHPAAAAAYEAFRGQSFAGGGGADDMGAGHHHGAHHAPPHHHAAHHHHHHHHGGGGHHGGAGHGGGGAGHHVRLEERFSDDQLVSMSVRELNRQLRGFSKEEVIRLKQKRRTLKNRGYAQSCRFKRVQQRHILESEKCQLQSQVEQLKLEVGRLAKERDLYKEKYEKLAGRGGPGGAGGAGFPRESSPPQVGPGGAKGAPDFFL, encoded by the coding sequence ATGGCCGCAGAGCTGGCGATGGGCGCCGAGCTGCCCAGCAGCCCGCTGGCCATAGAGTACGTCAACGACTTCGACCTGATGAAGTTCGAGGTGAAGAAGGAGCCGCCCGAGGCCGAGCGCTTCTGCCACCGCCTGCCGCCCGGCTCGCTGTCCTCGACGCCGCTCAGCACGCCCTGCTCCTCCGTGCCCTCCTCGCCCAGCTTCTGCGCGCCCAGCCCGGGCaccggcggcggcgcggggggcggcggcggcgcggcgcaGGCCGGGGGCGCCCCGGGGCCGGCGAGCGGGGGCCCCGGCGCCGTCGGGGGCGCCTCGGGGAAGCCGGCGCTGGAGGATCTATACTGGATGAGCGGCTACCAGCACCACCTGAACCCGGAGGCGCTCAACCTGACGCCCGAGGACGCGGTGGAGGCGCTCATCGGCAGCGGCCACCACGCCGGGCACCACGGCGCGCACCACCCGGCGGCCGCCGCGGCCTACGAGGCCTTCCGGGGCCAGAGCTTCGCGGGTGGCGGTGGCGCGGACGACATGGGCGCCGGCCACCACCACGGCGCGCACCacgcccccccccaccaccatgccgcccaccaccatcaccaccaccaccacggcGGCGGGGGCCACCACGGCGGCGCGGGccacggcggcggcggcgcaggcCACCACGTGCGCCTGGAGGAGCGCTTCTCCGACGACCAGCTGGTGTCCATGTCGGTGCGGGAGCTGAACCGGCAGCTCCGCGGCTTCAGTAAGGAGGAGGTCATCCGGCTGAAGCAGAAGCGGCGCACGCTCAAGAACCGCGGCTACGCGCAGTCCTGCCGCTTCAAGCGGGTGCAGCAGCGGCACATTCTGGAGAGCGAGAAGTGCCAGCTCCAGAGCCAGGTGGAGCAGCTGAAGCTGGAGGTGGGGCGCCTGGCCAAGGAGCGGGACCTGTACAAGGAGAAATACGAGAAGCTGGCGGGCCGGGGTGGCCccgggggcgcgggcggggccgGCTTTCCGCGGGAGTCCTCGCCGCCGCAGGTCGGCCCCGGCGGGGCCAAGGGCGCGCCCGACTTCTTCCTGTGA